A single Lactuca sativa cultivar Salinas chromosome 8, Lsat_Salinas_v11, whole genome shotgun sequence DNA region contains:
- the LOC111910986 gene encoding inositol phosphorylceramide glucuronosyltransferase 1 — protein sequence MKLSLVSILGFGLILLLALNQYVQAAPASGSSKEAYVTLLYGDEFLLGVRVLGKSIRDTRTSRDMVVLVSDGVSNYAKKLLKADGWIVTPISLLQNPNQVRPTRFWGVYTKLKIFNMTDYKKVVYLDADTIVVKNIDDLFKCGKFCANLKHSERLNSGVMVVEPSAQLFNDMVSKVTTLYSYTGGDQGFLNTYYAGFASARVFDPEISQEVVNSKPVPEMERLSTLYNADVGLYMLANKWMVDEKELRVIHYTLGPLKPWDWWTSWLLKPVDVWQDIREELEESLPGTKGGRNPHDEFLVKFLFLLPLFTLLFCYYRSFLQTRSICDHARHIYYKFRSGGSLSYSAVSSSTINSSQQFSNGTHGKVPAFLGGVSVFFCFIAAMVALGIGFSVIPRQVKPWTGLLLMYEWTFTIFFLLFGGYLHLIYKWGKMVATQGASSRPDYDSEKGHQRQVSCDVATWYYGLGMAFLAIATPAVPVFLGITALFARLGLMVAGGLIFASFMTYAAEHLGIKSFVRGLEDRDTSRTRNSCFLC from the exons ATGAAACTGAGCCTGGTTTCGATATTAGGGTTTGGATTGATTCTTTTATTAGCTCTGAATCAGTATGTACAAGCAGCTCCTGCTTCTGGATCGTCTAAGGAAGCGTATGTAACTCTTTTATACGGAGATGAATTCTTGCTTGGAGTTCGTGTTCTCGGGAAGTCAATTCGGGATACCAGAACCTCAAGAGACATGGTCGTTTTGGTCTCTGATGGCGTTTCAAACTACGCCAAGAAGCTCCTAAAG GCCGATGGCTGGATTGTGACGCCGATCAGTCTATTGCAGAACCCTAATCAAGTGCGACCAACTCGGTTTTGGGGCGTGTACACAAAACTGAAGATATTCAACATGACTGATTATAAGAAAG TGGTTTACCTTGATGCTGATACAATCGTGGTTAAAAACATCGATGATTTATTCAAATGTGGAAAATTTTGTGCCAACTTAAAGCATTCTGAGAGGCTAAACTCTGGTGTTATGGTAGTCGAACCATCTGCACAGCTTTTCAATGACATGGTGAGCAAAGTGACCACATTGTATTCTTATACTGGAG GTGACCAGGGTTTTCTTAACACCTATTATGCTGGATTTGCGAGTGCACGTGTCTTTGACCCTGAAATTTCTCAAGAAGTGGTCAACTCTAAACCAGTTCCAGAGATGGAGAGACTTTCAACTCTCTATAATGCAGATGTTGGACTTTACATGCTTGCTAACAAG TGGATGGTAGATGAGAAAGAACTCCGTGTTATTCACTATACACTCGGCCCTCTTAAACCCTGGGACTGGTGGACTTCTTGGCTTTTAAAGCCCGTGGACGTGTGGCAG GATATTAGAGAAGAACTAGAGGAAAGTCTTCCAGGAACTAAAGGAGGCAGAAATCCACACGATGAATTTCTAGTGAAATTCTTGTTCTTACTTCCATTATTCACTTTACTTTTCTGTTACTACCGATCTTTTCTTCAGACACGTTCTATATGTGATCATGCAAGACACATATACTACAAATTTAGATCTGGTGGCTCTCTTTCATATTCTGCAGTATCTTCATCTACCATCAATTCAAGTCAACAG TTTTCAAATGGTACACATGGAAAGGTGCCAGCTTTTCTTGGTGGGGTGTCTGTTTTCTTCTGTTTCATAGCTGCAATGGTGGCTCTTGGAATTGGTTTTTCAGTTATACCTAGACAAGTAAAGCCATGGACTGGGTTGCTGTTGATGTATGAGTGGACTTTCACAATCTTTTTTCTGCTTTTTGGTGGCTATTTACATTTAATTTATAAATGGGGGAAAATGGTAGCAACTCAAGGAGCATCTTCTCGACCCGATTATGATTCTGAAAAGG GTCATCAGCGACAGGTGTCGTGTGATGTGGCGACATGGTATTATGGGCTTGGAATGGCATTTTTAGCCATTGCTACCCCTGCAGTTCCTGTTTTTTTGGGGATTACAGCTTTGTTTGCAAG GTTAGGTTTAATGGTGGCAGGAGGTCTAATATTTGCATCTTTTATGACATATGCGGCTGAGCACCTTGGTATTAAGTCGTTTGTTCGAGGGCTTGAAGATAGGGACACATCAAGGACAAGGAACTCATGTTTCTTATGCTAA
- the LOC111910987 gene encoding phosphoenolpyruvate carboxylase kinase 2 produces the protein MCENLNKQYQLCEELGRGRFGVVRRCFSAGTGDSFACKSIDKRLLLDTTDRECIDKEPKVLHLLGGNPHVVQIHALYEDDNYLHMVMDLCDSPDLFDRISNHGGVFSESEAFSVFSPLISAISYCHRSGIAHRDIKPDNVLFDSRGMLKLADFGSAEWFGMNERRTMTGVVGTPYYVAPEILSGGEYNEKVDVWSAGVILYIMLAGVPPFYGETPAETFEAVLRSNLRFPTRIFRSVSPEAKDLLRKMLCKDVSRRISAEQVSRHPWVVTGGETRSMADLS, from the exons ATGTGCGAAAACTTAAACAAACAATATCAACTCTGCGAAGAACTCGGCCGAGGTCGGTTCGGCGTCGTCCGCCGGTGTTTCTCTGCCGGAACCGGTGACTCTTTCGCCTGTAAGTCCATCGACAAACGGCTCCTATTGGATACCACAGATCGCGAATGCATCGATAAAGAACCCAAAGTTCTTCACCTCCTTGGTGGAAACCCTCACGTAGTCCAAATCCACGCTCTCTACGAGGACGATAATTACCTCCATATGGTTATGGACCTCTGCGACTCGCCGGATCTCTTCGACCGCATCTCGAATCACGGCGGTGTGTTTTCGGAGTCGGAAGCGTTTTCTGTGTTTTCTCCTTTGATTTCAGCGATTAGTTATTGTCATCGTTCAGGCATTGCGCATCGCGATATCAAGCCGGATAATGTTTTGTTTGATTCGAGAGGAATGTTGAAGCTGGCGGACTTCGGATCGGCTGAGTGGTTTGGGATGAACGAGCGGAGGACGATGACCGGAGTTGTTGGCACGCCGTACTATGTTGCGCCGGAGATTTTGTCCGGTGGGGAGTATAATGAGAAGGTCGATGTATGGAGTGCTGGTGTTATTTTGTACATAATGTTGGCCGGAGTGCCTCCATTCTACGGAGAAACGCCAGCGGAAACGTTCGAAGCAGTACTGAGAAGTAATTTGCGGTTTCCGACGAGGATTTTCAGGTCTGTTTCTCCGGAAGCCAAGGATCTGTTAAGAAAGATGTTATGCAAGGATGTATCTAGACGAATTTCTGCTGAACAAGTTTCAA GGCATCCATGGGTTGTAACTGGAGGTGAAACTCGATCAATGGCGGATCTGAGCTGA